The following are encoded together in the Arcobacter aquimarinus genome:
- the fliG gene encoding flagellar motor switch protein FliG, with product MAESNMKENDVLKGMSMMEKVARFFVLIGEESTVKIFQHLPKDIVENISTAITMINSINKDVSLAILEEFHLYTRSKTFISSGGYDFARDILYKSLGKAEADEVLAKLSRMKLASQAFSYLDGINPKQLSDFIKDESPHTIAVILSHMDPSKSSEVLMQLDEEIRVKVTIQIATIKDVSPDVVRTISSVLEKKLESLLSSIIDVGGVRVVADMLNKLGPKAQDILKNINGIDTTLATKIKENMFVFEDLLNLDTEYIMKILQNVETVDVVVAMKNATEEDMEKVTGAMSQRARDRFKEEFEMLNKVKIKDIEAAQRKMLDVAQKMIEDGIIDRESN from the coding sequence ATGGCGGAATCTAACATGAAAGAGAATGACGTTCTAAAAGGAATGTCAATGATGGAAAAAGTTGCAAGATTTTTTGTATTAATTGGTGAGGAATCAACTGTAAAAATATTTCAACATCTTCCAAAAGATATTGTAGAGAATATTTCTACAGCAATTACTATGATTAACTCAATAAATAAAGATGTCTCTTTAGCAATATTAGAGGAATTTCATTTATATACAAGATCTAAAACGTTTATTAGTTCAGGTGGTTATGATTTTGCTAGGGATATTTTATATAAATCTTTAGGAAAAGCTGAAGCAGATGAGGTTTTAGCTAAATTATCTAGAATGAAGTTAGCTTCTCAGGCCTTTTCATATTTAGATGGTATTAACCCTAAACAATTAAGTGATTTTATAAAAGATGAATCTCCACATACAATAGCAGTTATTTTATCACACATGGATCCTTCTAAATCATCGGAAGTATTAATGCAGTTAGACGAAGAGATAAGAGTTAAAGTAACGATTCAAATAGCAACAATCAAAGATGTTTCGCCTGATGTTGTAAGAACAATATCTTCTGTTTTAGAAAAAAAACTAGAATCTTTATTATCTTCTATTATTGATGTTGGAGGAGTTAGAGTTGTTGCTGATATGTTAAATAAACTTGGTCCAAAAGCACAAGATATTTTAAAAAATATTAATGGAATAGATACAACATTAGCTACTAAAATAAAAGAAAATATGTTTGTATTTGAAGATTTATTAAATTTAGATACTGAATATATAATGAAAATTTTGCAAAATGTAGAAACAGTTGATGTTGTTGTTGCTATGAAAAATGCTACAGAAGAAGATATGGAAAAAGTAACAGGTGCAATGTCTCAAAGAGCAAGAGATAGATTTAAAGAAGAATTTGAAATGCTAAATAAAGTAAAAATAAAAGATATTGAAGCTGCTCAGAGAAAAATGCTTGATGTTGCGCAAAAAATGATAGAAGATGGAATCATTGATAGAGAGAGTAATTAA
- the waaA gene encoding lipid IV(A) 3-deoxy-D-manno-octulosonic acid transferase: MLSLFSIFYYLVLTIVYILAIPYLIFKSKNKKYKKAIPSKFFLIKNSRFQENKVWFHSCSMGETKAIKPLVEYYKDQVNISVITNTGYEEAKTLTSNVRYLPFEIFLPFWVNKQKVLVVMEAELWYLLFLVAKKKGAKTFLINARISDKSYNSYKKFSFFYKRIFENIDKVFAQTIEDKKRLEELGAKNIEVIGNIKLAQLPKKKIDFDKPNEILITAASTHEKEEELILSSYKKEFGKLIIVPRHPERFEKVNSLISEYIKNKNLTYHRFSMKETFDSDIILVDRMGILNDIYAISDVVILGGAFEKIGGHNPIEPAYFGCKLISGKNIFNQKSLFECIKNYYLIEKEELSYYLGRIENLEKPILTKAGSNEPIIKEINKWL, translated from the coding sequence ATTTTGAGCCTTTTTAGTATATTTTACTATTTAGTATTAACTATTGTATATATACTTGCAATTCCTTATTTAATATTTAAATCAAAAAATAAAAAATATAAAAAAGCTATACCTTCTAAATTTTTTCTTATAAAAAATAGTAGATTTCAAGAGAATAAAGTTTGGTTTCATTCATGTTCTATGGGTGAAACTAAAGCTATTAAACCTTTAGTTGAATATTATAAAGACCAAGTAAATATTTCAGTTATTACAAATACTGGATACGAAGAAGCAAAAACATTAACATCAAATGTTAGATATTTGCCTTTTGAAATATTTTTACCTTTTTGGGTTAATAAACAAAAAGTATTAGTTGTAATGGAAGCGGAACTTTGGTATTTACTTTTTTTAGTTGCAAAGAAAAAAGGTGCAAAAACTTTTTTAATAAATGCAAGAATTTCAGATAAATCATATAATTCATATAAAAAATTTTCTTTTTTTTATAAAAGAATATTTGAAAATATTGATAAAGTTTTTGCACAAACTATAGAAGATAAAAAAAGATTAGAAGAATTAGGTGCTAAAAATATTGAAGTAATTGGAAATATCAAATTAGCTCAATTACCAAAAAAGAAAATAGATTTTGATAAACCAAATGAAATTTTAATAACAGCTGCAAGTACACATGAAAAAGAAGAGGAATTAATCTTAAGTTCTTATAAAAAAGAGTTTGGGAAATTAATTATTGTTCCAAGGCATCCTGAAAGATTTGAAAAAGTTAATAGTTTAATTAGTGAATATATAAAAAATAAGAACTTAACTTATCATAGATTTTCAATGAAAGAAACTTTTGATTCAGATATAATTTTAGTAGATAGAATGGGAATATTAAATGATATTTATGCAATATCTGATGTTGTAATATTAGGTGGTGCATTTGAAAAAATTGGTGGTCACAATCCTATTGAACCAGCTTATTTTGGTTGTAAATTAATAAGTGGTAAAAATATTTTTAATCAAAAATCTCTTTTTGAGTGTATTAAAAATTATTATTTGATTGAAAAAGAAGAATTAAGTTATTATTTAGGAAGAATTGAAAATTTAGAAAAACCGATTCTAACAAAAGCAGGTTCAAATGAACCTATTATTAAGGAGATAAACAAATGGCTGTAG
- the flgB gene encoding flagellar basal body rod protein FlgB, translated as MEASSITNKLFEQLNFRGERQKVISSNIANINTPNYKTKDLVFEDELNNSNKNILALNQTNFKHISSINNGLNNINPKLIQVQNLQEQNDGNNVNLDTQMSEQAKNKIIFDAIQSSIKRDSRLFRSVIESSAKN; from the coding sequence ATGGAAGCAAGTAGTATAACCAATAAACTTTTTGAGCAATTGAATTTTAGAGGTGAAAGACAAAAAGTTATATCAAGTAATATTGCAAATATAAATACGCCTAACTATAAAACAAAGGATTTAGTATTTGAAGATGAACTTAATAATTCGAATAAAAATATTTTAGCACTAAATCAAACGAATTTTAAACATATCTCTTCAATCAATAATGGATTAAATAATATAAATCCTAAATTGATTCAAGTTCAAAATTTACAAGAGCAAAATGATGGTAACAATGTAAATTTAGATACTCAAATGAGTGAGCAAGCTAAAAACAAAATTATATTTGATGCAATACAATCATCTATAAAAAGAGATTCAAGATTATTTAGGTCAGTAATTGAATCTTCTGCAAAAAATTAA
- a CDS encoding pseudouridine synthase family protein gives MAVAYDKAYKLLALQEKISNSKAKELIDRGVVKVGDKKVLIARGEIRVDTKFTIKEISKIRVIFEDKDILVVDKPAFLTADDIAKKYENAILLNRLDKETSGVMMFAKNEEFQKKAIKEFQANRVYKEYVAIVEGKVIEEIEIDKPILTTKDRGMAKSKIDMKRGKPAKSTVYPLLVEGNKSKIKVVIESGRTHQIRVHLNSVGLPIIGDAVYGRTSSNVNRVLLHSKVTKIFDYTFESPEPKEFKVYDFN, from the coding sequence ATGGCTGTAGCATATGATAAAGCATATAAATTATTAGCATTACAGGAAAAAATATCTAATTCTAAAGCGAAAGAATTAATAGATAGAGGTGTAGTAAAAGTAGGAGATAAAAAAGTTTTAATTGCACGAGGTGAAATTAGAGTTGATACAAAATTTACTATAAAAGAAATAAGTAAAATAAGAGTAATTTTTGAAGATAAAGATATTTTAGTAGTTGATAAGCCAGCATTTTTAACAGCTGATGATATAGCAAAAAAATATGAAAATGCAATTTTACTTAATAGACTTGACAAAGAAACAAGCGGTGTTATGATGTTTGCAAAAAATGAAGAATTTCAAAAAAAAGCAATAAAAGAGTTTCAAGCTAATAGAGTTTATAAAGAGTATGTCGCTATTGTTGAAGGAAAAGTTATAGAAGAAATAGAAATTGACAAGCCAATATTAACAACTAAAGATAGAGGAATGGCAAAATCAAAGATTGATATGAAAAGAGGGAAACCTGCTAAAAGTACAGTTTATCCACTTTTAGTTGAAGGTAATAAATCAAAAATAAAAGTAGTAATTGAATCAGGAAGAACACATCAAATTAGGGTTCATTTAAATTCTGTTGGTTTGCCAATTATTGGAGATGCTGTTTATGGAAGAACTTCATCTAATGTAAACAGGGTACTATTACATTCAAAAGTAACAAAAATATTCGATTATACTTTTGAATCACCTGAGCCAAAAGAGTTTAAAGTGTATGACTTTAATTAA
- a CDS encoding FliH/SctL family protein, with product MADNVYSSAKVIGKNDNIEKYELGNFINSQPETNSVTNSTAILDDREINGRTDPLLIEVRNLSNKLNEISLKVSNIENDGIKGRDIDAQVVQAIRDLKHYAAFFEQATFQMETKLLKTSIAIAQKVISIEVGENSAKIAKQTISHLLEKIKTASKIQIHLNPKDYEILKSQLNLEPFIELHKDANVVAGGVVIASDLGNFDGNIEVKVASMLESLDLVV from the coding sequence ATGGCTGATAACGTATATTCAAGTGCAAAAGTAATTGGTAAAAATGATAATATTGAAAAATATGAATTAGGTAATTTTATTAATAGCCAACCAGAAACAAATAGTGTTACAAATTCTACAGCTATTTTGGATGATAGAGAAATTAATGGAAGAACAGATCCTTTATTAATTGAAGTTAGAAATTTAAGTAATAAACTAAATGAAATATCATTAAAAGTTTCAAATATAGAAAATGATGGAATAAAAGGTAGAGATATTGATGCACAAGTTGTTCAAGCAATAAGGGATTTAAAACATTATGCAGCTTTTTTTGAACAGGCTACATTTCAAATGGAAACTAAATTATTGAAAACTTCAATAGCAATTGCTCAAAAAGTTATAAGTATAGAAGTTGGTGAAAATTCAGCAAAAATTGCCAAACAAACAATCAGCCATCTTCTTGAAAAAATAAAAACGGCTTCAAAAATACAAATACATCTTAATCCTAAAGATTATGAAATATTAAAATCACAGTTGAATTTAGAACCTTTCATAGAATTACATAAAGATGCAAATGTAGTTGCAGGAGGAGTTGTAATAGCAAGTGATCTTGGAAATTTTGATGGAAATATTGAAGTAAAAGTAGCTTCTATGCTTGAGTCATTAGATTTGGTTGTTTAG
- a CDS encoding FliM/FliN family flagellar motor switch protein yields MEISERDYDLLVDTEIVVDVMLGYTNITISEFLKLSEGDIISLHKPAGSGGEIYVNTRIIGTGDIIVIDDKLAVRVQDSMDSDNVVRYFFEEHMI; encoded by the coding sequence ATGGAAATTAGTGAAAGAGATTATGATTTATTAGTTGATACAGAAATAGTTGTAGATGTAATGTTAGGTTATACAAATATTACTATCTCTGAATTTCTTAAGCTTAGTGAAGGTGATATAATTTCTTTACATAAACCTGCTGGTTCAGGAGGAGAGATTTATGTTAACACTAGGATTATAGGAACAGGTGATATTATAGTAATAGATGATAAATTAGCTGTTAGAGTTCAAGATTCTATGGACTCAGATAATGTAGTTAGATATTTTTTTGAAGAACATATGATTTAG
- a CDS encoding response regulator, whose protein sequence is MKILIVDDSSTMRRIIGNVVMQLGFAKEDFDEAEDGLKAWKLLSEAHYDVILTDWNMPNMNGLELVKKIRSEGTHQKTPIIMITTEGGKSEVIAALKAGVNNYIVKPFNAEVLKEKLDGVLKK, encoded by the coding sequence ATGAAAATTTTAATAGTGGATGATAGTTCTACAATGAGAAGAATTATTGGGAATGTAGTTATGCAGTTAGGATTCGCTAAGGAAGATTTTGATGAAGCTGAAGATGGTTTAAAAGCTTGGAAACTTCTTAGCGAAGCGCATTATGATGTTATTTTAACTGATTGGAATATGCCAAATATGAATGGTTTAGAATTGGTAAAAAAAATACGATCAGAGGGTACTCATCAAAAAACACCTATTATCATGATTACAACAGAAGGTGGAAAAAGTGAAGTAATTGCTGCTTTAAAAGCAGGAGTAAATAACTACATTGTTAAACCTTTTAATGCAGAAGTTTTAAAAGAGAAGCTTGATGGAGTATTGAAAAAATAA
- the rpsP gene encoding 30S ribosomal protein S16: MTVIRLTRMGRNKKPFYRIVVTDSRKRRDSGWIESIGYFNPVVEPKVLKIDEERYNYWLSVGAKPSEKVKKLASK; the protein is encoded by the coding sequence ATGACAGTAATTAGATTAACAAGAATGGGAAGAAATAAAAAACCATTTTATAGAATCGTTGTAACAGATTCAAGAAAAAGAAGAGATTCAGGATGGATTGAATCAATTGGATATTTCAACCCAGTAGTTGAGCCAAAAGTTTTAAAAATTGATGAAGAAAGATATAACTATTGGTTAAGTGTTGGTGCTAAACCATCTGAAAAAGTTAAAAAATTAGCTTCAAAATAA
- a CDS encoding flagellar hook-basal body protein produces the protein MNQGVYPLAASMINQINRLDQISNNLANVNTFGFKQEGTTETTFNYYLERMQNEGKTPTKVNEVTNNIPKIDSKYINSEMGPIVMTGNNLDFALSSPDTFFKIQNSNGDIVYTRDGSFKNLDNFLVDSNGNNVLNADNEPIVMEGEFIEQIGVVKTAYTNLDKIGDNTYKVIDQNQLEIFENNDTLLVQGAVEKSNVNSVTAMVELIDAHRRFEQSQKAIKSIDELNAGLIEKVGSNTR, from the coding sequence ATGAATCAAGGTGTTTATCCTCTTGCTGCATCAATGATTAATCAAATTAATCGATTAGACCAAATAAGTAATAATTTGGCAAATGTTAATACTTTTGGTTTTAAGCAAGAAGGTACTACAGAAACAACTTTTAATTATTATTTAGAAAGAATGCAAAATGAAGGCAAAACACCTACTAAAGTAAATGAAGTTACAAACAATATACCAAAAATCGATTCAAAATATATAAATTCAGAAATGGGTCCTATTGTTATGACAGGTAATAATTTAGATTTTGCTTTAAGTAGTCCAGATACTTTTTTTAAAATACAAAACTCTAATGGAGATATTGTATATACAAGAGATGGTTCATTTAAAAATTTAGATAATTTTTTAGTTGATTCAAATGGCAATAATGTATTAAATGCTGATAATGAACCTATAGTTATGGAGGGGGAGTTTATAGAGCAAATAGGTGTTGTAAAAACTGCTTATACAAATTTGGATAAAATCGGAGATAATACATATAAAGTGATTGATCAGAATCAATTAGAAATATTTGAAAATAACGATACTTTATTAGTTCAAGGAGCAGTTGAAAAATCAAATGTTAATTCAGTTACAGCTATGGTAGAGTTGATTGATGCACATAGAAGATTTGAGCAATCACAAAAAGCTATAAAATCTATAGATGAATTAAATGCTGGATTAATTGAAAAAGTAGGGAGTAATACTAGATAA
- the rimM gene encoding ribosome maturation factor RimM (Essential for efficient processing of 16S rRNA): protein MDKSNNIYVAKLGKAVGLKGDLRLFIDSDFPEQFKKGATFLTNRNLELKVLEYNSSRELIKFENYEDVETAKKLTNQELYSTIEQTKENCKLGKNEFFWFDLISCEVFENDLRLGKVKELHRYPLNDYFEIETDIELVTKGYPKIFLIPHIFDKYILNVDIDKKIINVTNSFEILENS from the coding sequence ATGGATAAAAGTAACAATATTTATGTCGCAAAACTTGGGAAAGCAGTTGGTTTAAAAGGTGATTTAAGGCTTTTTATAGACTCTGATTTCCCAGAACAATTTAAAAAAGGTGCAACTTTTTTAACTAACAGAAATCTAGAATTAAAAGTTTTAGAATATAACTCTTCACGAGAATTAATTAAATTTGAAAATTATGAAGATGTCGAAACTGCAAAAAAACTTACAAATCAAGAATTATATTCTACAATTGAACAAACAAAAGAAAATTGTAAATTAGGGAAAAATGAATTTTTTTGGTTTGATTTGATTTCATGTGAAGTATTTGAGAATGATTTAAGATTAGGAAAAGTCAAAGAACTTCATAGATATCCTTTAAATGATTATTTTGAAATAGAAACGGATATTGAATTAGTAACTAAAGGTTATCCTAAAATATTTTTAATACCTCATATTTTTGATAAATACATTTTAAATGTAGATATAGATAAAAAAATAATCAATGTAACTAATTCTTTTGAAATTTTAGAAAACTCTTAA
- the ffh gene encoding signal recognition particle protein — protein MFDSITGSIRNAVNKIRHQDDVAALNKATSELKKALLKADVHHKTTKELITAIELQTKSAGIGQDSFLKALKSELTNLLTTSGNQGFVFSNTPPTTILMTGLQGSGKTTTTGKLANYLKTRKKKVLVAACDLQRLAAVEQLKQIAAQIDVDIYFDDNEKDPIKIAVAAKEKATKEFYDVLLIDTAGRLAIDEELMIQLKDIKDTIKPNEIFYVADSLTGHDATKTATTFKEKIGIDGVILSKYDGDTKGGVALSISHQVEVPLRFIGIGEKMPDLEVFIPDRIVSRLLGLGDIEGLAEKTSAIIDEKKAKEVTKKIKKGQFNFNDFLDQLSMMSKLGSMKSIIGMIPGLSQMAGPIKDMDFENSAEIKRIKALIGSMTPKEREDPELMNASRKRRIAIGSGLSEVQINKILKQFKNASKMAKQLSSKGGMKGLQNMLSQMGPNGMPKIPR, from the coding sequence TTGTTTGATTCAATAACCGGTTCGATACGAAATGCAGTAAATAAAATTAGACATCAAGACGATGTTGCAGCTTTAAATAAAGCAACATCAGAATTAAAAAAAGCTTTGTTAAAAGCAGATGTTCATCATAAAACTACTAAAGAGTTGATTACTGCAATAGAGTTACAGACAAAAAGTGCTGGAATAGGTCAAGATTCATTTTTAAAAGCTTTAAAAAGTGAATTAACAAATCTTTTAACAACTTCAGGTAATCAAGGTTTTGTTTTCTCAAATACTCCTCCCACAACAATTTTAATGACAGGACTTCAGGGTTCTGGAAAAACAACGACAACAGGTAAATTGGCTAACTATTTAAAAACTAGAAAGAAAAAAGTTTTAGTAGCAGCTTGTGATTTACAAAGACTTGCCGCTGTTGAGCAATTAAAACAAATAGCGGCCCAAATTGATGTTGATATTTATTTTGATGATAATGAAAAAGATCCAATTAAAATAGCAGTTGCAGCAAAAGAAAAAGCTACAAAAGAGTTTTATGATGTCCTTTTAATCGATACAGCAGGACGACTTGCTATCGATGAAGAATTAATGATTCAATTAAAAGATATTAAAGATACGATAAAACCTAATGAAATTTTTTATGTAGCAGACTCTTTAACTGGACATGATGCTACAAAAACTGCAACTACTTTTAAAGAAAAAATTGGAATAGATGGAGTTATTTTATCAAAATATGATGGTGATACAAAAGGTGGAGTTGCTCTATCGATTTCTCACCAAGTTGAAGTTCCATTAAGATTCATTGGTATTGGTGAAAAAATGCCAGATCTTGAAGTATTTATTCCAGATAGAATAGTTTCAAGACTTTTAGGACTTGGAGATATTGAAGGATTAGCAGAAAAAACTTCAGCTATTATTGATGAGAAAAAAGCAAAAGAAGTTACTAAAAAAATAAAAAAAGGACAATTTAATTTTAATGACTTTTTAGACCAGCTTTCAATGATGAGTAAATTAGGTTCTATGAAATCAATTATTGGAATGATTCCAGGTCTTTCACAAATGGCAGGACCTATTAAAGATATGGATTTTGAAAATTCAGCTGAAATAAAAAGAATAAAAGCTTTAATTGGTTCTATGACCCCAAAAGAGAGAGAAGATCCAGAGCTTATGAATGCAAGTAGAAAAAGAAGAATTGCTATTGGTTCAGGATTAAGTGAAGTTCAAATAAATAAAATACTAAAACAGTTTAAAAATGCTTCAAAAATGGCAAAACAACTTTCAAGTAAAGGTGGAATGAAAGGCTTACAAAATATGTTGTCTCAAATGGGACCAAATGGAATGCCTAAAATTCCAAGATAA
- a CDS encoding KH domain-containing protein, with protein sequence MITKFIENYAKLIVGVPEDVTVTKELIDENFAEITISVNSVDIGKLIGKNGNMINALKTMANGCKAKDGISYKIQVVVK encoded by the coding sequence ATGATTACTAAATTCATAGAAAATTATGCAAAACTAATTGTTGGTGTGCCTGAAGATGTTACTGTTACTAAAGAGTTAATTGATGAAAATTTTGCTGAAATAACAATAAGCGTAAATAGTGTTGATATTGGAAAACTCATTGGTAAAAATGGTAATATGATAAATGCTTTAAAAACTATGGCAAATGGCTGTAAGGCAAAAGATGGAATATCTTATAAAATACAAGTAGTAGTAAAATAA
- the fliF gene encoding flagellar basal-body MS-ring/collar protein FliF, translated as MDQLLKFINNLNTAQRAVIIGGFSLLFILLVGLLIYSSIKAEDKKLNYTIASNLTKSQVMLASDELEAAGIQFSVVGSGNNLTLKTSKEFINIAKIKLVTSEAATSKHVGWEIFEKSSLGTTNFENKVKYLRALEGELSRSLESLTGVLRASVKIAIPKDTIFTEKKADTTASAVLSLKPGIFLTQKQIDGIKNFIASAVPDLKEENIQLIDQDGSLLELSSEDINNQKSSTQNKYKEDLEEDYSKKIVALLEPFVGVGRVVAKVTVSLDFVKKDIEEEIYNPEGSIRSQQVIENTSASQGMPNNSGGVAGVDNNIQTPNNGNGNANIASNSEGTNTVTNYEISKKIISQKDNNYTNIKRITAAVTFDDSVLKDIQNKDEFITSLESVIQDTIGYDQARGDKVTVKDFKFIGVKPIEQIAQTVDKDGNVVVISDEPVDTISMVKSVIKDFSEYIQYLIAAVLLFIFYKKFIASNEIVILGDGTKQKVDINDENLVNDMLTDYENEFDASTAQGRLKSKVKSQILNNIDGLDEESAARYEIFIEELDREINNNPAEIARMIELLLNEGNSSFK; from the coding sequence ATGGATCAACTTTTAAAGTTTATAAATAATTTAAATACAGCTCAAAGAGCTGTTATAATAGGTGGATTTTCTCTATTATTTATTTTATTGGTTGGTTTATTGATTTACTCAAGTATAAAAGCTGAAGATAAAAAACTAAATTATACTATAGCTTCAAACTTGACTAAATCTCAAGTAATGCTTGCAAGTGATGAGTTAGAAGCTGCTGGTATTCAATTTTCTGTTGTAGGAAGTGGTAATAATCTTACATTAAAAACTTCTAAAGAGTTTATAAATATAGCTAAAATTAAACTTGTTACAAGTGAAGCTGCTACTAGTAAACATGTGGGTTGGGAAATATTTGAAAAATCATCTTTGGGTACTACAAATTTTGAAAATAAAGTTAAGTATTTAAGAGCATTAGAGGGTGAATTATCACGTTCATTGGAATCACTAACAGGAGTTTTAAGAGCAAGCGTTAAAATAGCTATTCCCAAAGATACAATATTTACTGAAAAAAAAGCTGATACTACTGCTTCAGCTGTTTTATCTTTAAAACCTGGAATTTTTTTAACACAGAAACAAATAGATGGAATTAAAAATTTTATAGCTTCAGCTGTACCTGATTTAAAAGAAGAAAATATTCAACTTATTGATCAAGATGGGAGTTTACTTGAACTTTCATCTGAAGATATAAATAATCAAAAATCTTCTACACAAAATAAATATAAAGAGGATTTAGAAGAAGATTATTCGAAAAAAATAGTTGCACTTTTAGAACCTTTTGTAGGAGTAGGAAGAGTTGTAGCTAAAGTAACTGTTTCTTTAGACTTCGTGAAAAAAGATATAGAGGAAGAGATATACAATCCTGAAGGAAGTATTCGTTCTCAGCAAGTAATTGAAAATACATCAGCATCTCAAGGAATGCCTAATAATTCAGGTGGTGTTGCCGGAGTTGATAATAATATTCAAACACCGAATAATGGTAATGGAAATGCTAATATAGCTTCGAATAGTGAAGGAACAAATACTGTAACAAATTATGAGATTTCTAAAAAAATAATAAGTCAAAAAGATAATAACTATACTAATATAAAAAGAATTACAGCTGCAGTTACTTTTGATGATTCTGTATTAAAAGATATTCAAAATAAAGATGAATTTATTACTTCTTTAGAATCTGTAATCCAAGATACAATAGGTTATGATCAAGCAAGAGGTGATAAAGTTACTGTAAAAGATTTTAAATTTATAGGTGTTAAACCAATTGAACAAATTGCTCAAACTGTTGATAAAGATGGAAATGTAGTTGTAATCTCTGATGAGCCTGTAGATACTATTTCTATGGTAAAGTCAGTAATTAAAGATTTTAGTGAATATATTCAATATTTAATTGCTGCAGTTTTATTATTTATTTTTTATAAGAAGTTTATAGCTTCAAATGAAATAGTTATTTTAGGTGATGGAACAAAGCAAAAAGTTGATATAAATGATGAAAATCTTGTAAATGATATGTTAACTGATTATGAAAATGAATTTGATGCAAGTACAGCACAAGGTAGACTTAAATCTAAAGTTAAAAGTCAAATATTAAATAATATTGATGGATTAGATGAAGAATCAGCAGCAAGATATGAAATATTTATAGAAGAATTAGATAGAGAAATAAATAATAATCCAGCGGAAATTGCGAGAATGATAGAATTATTATTAAATGAAGGTAATAGTAGTTTTAAATAA
- the flgG gene encoding flagellar basal-body rod protein FlgG: MIRGLYTAATGMNSMQHQIDVTSNNIANVNTTGFKQDRAEFQDLMYETLNYTAGRTTQISLNPTGIDVGLGVKISGIQKNFTEGDLKLTSNPYDLAIQGKGFFQITLPSGEIGYTRNGAFKLDSEGNIVNANGYLLEPAITIPEDAKDISIGKDGIVSVTNANGEIILEQQITIVDFINPPGLIPLGDSLFMQSDASGDPIEGNPNEDQFGSIQQGMIESSNVKLVNEMVDLITAQRAYEANSKAITTADSMLDIVNRLKN; the protein is encoded by the coding sequence ATGATTAGGGGACTTTATACAGCTGCAACAGGAATGAATTCTATGCAACATCAAATTGATGTTACATCAAATAATATTGCGAATGTAAATACAACTGGATTTAAACAAGATAGAGCAGAATTTCAGGATTTAATGTATGAAACATTGAATTATACAGCTGGAAGAACTACTCAAATAAGTCTGAATCCTACAGGAATCGATGTAGGATTAGGAGTTAAAATTTCAGGAATTCAAAAGAATTTTACAGAAGGTGATTTAAAACTAACTTCAAATCCTTATGATTTAGCGATTCAAGGAAAAGGTTTTTTCCAAATCACACTTCCAAGTGGAGAAATTGGATATACTAGAAATGGAGCTTTTAAACTTGATTCTGAAGGAAATATTGTTAATGCAAATGGATATTTACTAGAACCAGCTATAACTATTCCTGAAGATGCAAAAGATATATCAATTGGAAAAGATGGAATAGTATCTGTTACAAATGCAAATGGAGAAATAATTCTTGAACAACAAATTACAATTGTAGATTTTATTAATCCTCCAGGCTTAATACCTCTAGGAGATTCTTTATTTATGCAAAGTGATGCATCTGGAGACCCAATAGAAGGTAATCCTAATGAAGATCAATTTGGTTCTATTCAGCAAGGAATGATTGAATCATCAAATGTTAAATTAGTAAATGAAATGGTAGATTTAATTACAGCGCAAAGAGCTTATGAAGCAAACTCTAAAGCTATAACTACAGCTGATAGTATGTTAGACATTGTAAATAGATTGAAAAATTAA